CAGTTCATCCCCTTGCGCCAGGTTAATCTGAGCGCCATCCTCTCCGATGACGTGAGCTGCATTCGAGCCGGTACCTTCGCTCCAGCAATTTCGAGCGAAGAACCGGTCACCATCACTTTTCCCCGGCTTCTCTCCGATCCGCTGCCGTTGCGGCGTACCACCGAGTTGGCTCAGTTTCGCGACGATGCACTGATTCCCTGGATCTATGGCCGCTTATCGATCAAGCCGATCGCCCTCGATGCCGATGGACTGGAATGGCTGATCGCAGACCATGCAATCGCATCGATCGATGCTGTCACCCTCGGTGGGGTGGCCACCTCCGGCTGGCAACTGATCAATCGCCTCGATGACACGGGCCATGCCATTGCAACCCTGCGTTTGACGCAACCACCAAAAAACGGTGCCGCTGTCGTCGTGCGCCTGGCTGGGAAACGCCATCCGCAGACCGGCATATTGTTGGAGCATCCGGCCGATATCGTTCGCGATCTTTTGGCGGAATGTGGTTGGACACTTAGTCCGGCGGATCTCGATATCCTGCGGGATGACTACCCCGATCTGGCGATCGCCGGCCTGGTCGGTGAAGCGCGCCCCTTGCGCGATGCGATCGGCGAGATCATGCAGAGCATCGGGGCAATCTGGTCTGGATCACCGCTCAAGGCACGTAAGCGCGGGATCGTGTCTAATCCGATCGCGGTACTGAGCGCGTACGAGATGGAGAAACCGAGTGCCACCGCAAAATCCACGAATCTCGCCACCTTGCTGCGGGTGACCTACGATCAGAATCCCGCAACGGGCATGCCGGCTTCGGCGCTGACACTCCATGCGCCAGATCTCATCAATGAGATCGGGTCGATTGCCGTCGACCTGGCCTTACCCTGGCTGCGTACCTCACGGGATGCCTTGGCCGTGGCCACCGAAGCCTTGCAGCGACTGTCGCGGCCGCAATGGTCCATATCCGATTCCATCGATGCCCAGTATGGGCAAGATTGTGAGCCCGGCGATGTGTTCACGATCGATCATCCGTGGCTGCCAGGCGGCCAGGCGGAACTTCAAAGCACGGATTACGACCCGGATCGCGGCCGACTCGTCATCACCCTGAACTTGGCGGCAGGGGAAATTCCGCACGTCGAATTATTGAATCGATCCGTCGCGATCAATGCAGCCGCAACCGATCCGTTGAAAATCACATATACCAACGGTGTGGCGACCTTCAATATCACGGATGACAGCGGCGTACCGATCGCAGGCGCTGCCGTCACCCTTGATGGCCAAACGACGCATCAAACCGATCGATTCGGCCAGGTGCAGTTCAAAACAGCGCGCGGCGCACATACGCTGGAAGTCTCAGCCAGTGGCTACGCGCCTTTCGAACTCACCTTGACTGTTTGAGACTGATCCGGGAGGAATCCGTATGGCCAATAAGGTGATTCAAACCACGCCGAATCTTGGTCTCAATATCAAGCTGCAGAAGGTAGCCGCCGCTCCGGTTGAACTCGTTCCGGCTCTCGTGCTCGATATCAATGGAAATGTCCTGGCCAGCCTTGGACCTGGTGATGAATATACGTGCCAAGGCGCGCCGTCTGATTTGACCGGGATCAAGCTCATGAATTTCCCGGATAAGTGGGGCCAATATCCCACTCCAACCTTCGTCAATAACTCTTCGTTTGGCTCTAGCTATACGGTGTACCTGCTTCCGATCGGAACATTCCTGAGCACGGATATTTCCTGGTCTTCGGTGTGGCAAGGTGTCGATGTGAGCCAATGGTGTTCAGTTGCGATGAATGTTCAAACCCCCGGTCTCTTAGTTCTTGACGTCTATCTATGCTGCAACAATGGCGGGAATCCTGATGCTACTGCTACCTTGACACTGACGGCGACTACTTCCGATGGTGCGACGGCAAGCATCGATATCGACTTCTTGGTACAAGGCTTCTAAACCCTGCTGATGTGATCGTGTTTCAAAGAAACAGGGGGCATAATGCCCCCTTTACGAAATTCTCTTTCATCATGTTGAATACTGATGATGCCCATTTATGTCACTCGTGGCGCGAAATTTATCGCGCGCCGCTTCATCATGCGTGGGTGTTCATGACCAATCACGTGCATCTGCTGGCAACGCCAAGAACAGTCGATGGTATCTCATCCTTGATGCAGTCGCTTGGACGCCAATATGTGCGTTATTTCAACCATACCTACCAACGGACCGGGACACTGTGGGAAGGTAGATTCCGATCCTGCGTGATTGACGCTGAGGATTATCTGCTCATCTGCCAACGCTACATTGAACTGAACCCCGTCCGTGCCGGAATGGTCAGTCAGCCGGAAGATTACACCTGGTCGAGTTTTCGTTCTAACGGGTTGGGACACCCGGCTTCTTTCTGGTCACCGCATGAGGTATATCTTCGATTGGGTGCAACGCAGGAAGAAATATTGGGTGTTTACCGTAGCTTGTTCCGGGGGCATCTTGATCACAAGCAAACAGACGCCATACGTTCGGCAAC
The Halothiobacillus diazotrophicus DNA segment above includes these coding regions:
- a CDS encoding carboxypeptidase regulatory-like domain-containing protein, whose product is MPDLMAAHRYWRVSVTATGGTTWCTVGEIAFLDAQGNAISTANGTPIASSSVDWFTPDKAFDGSLVYDTGSWSSAGDIPQWCGFDFGAGNAQDVLAVVITNTDASYTPSEHPVAGSIDYSDDGASWTTVATFSGRDTAANLATTYPTVPSLISSVLADDQVTISAHHVPPISAHLQIVLEDDAAHLVGHQIPSISASLATGLDTDHAKLVGQFIPLRQVNLSAILSDDVSCIRAGTFAPAISSEEPVTITFPRLLSDPLPLRRTTELAQFRDDALIPWIYGRLSIKPIALDADGLEWLIADHAIASIDAVTLGGVATSGWQLINRLDDTGHAIATLRLTQPPKNGAAVVVRLAGKRHPQTGILLEHPADIVRDLLAECGWTLSPADLDILRDDYPDLAIAGLVGEARPLRDAIGEIMQSIGAIWSGSPLKARKRGIVSNPIAVLSAYEMEKPSATAKSTNLATLLRVTYDQNPATGMPASALTLHAPDLINEIGSIAVDLALPWLRTSRDALAVATEALQRLSRPQWSISDSIDAQYGQDCEPGDVFTIDHPWLPGGQAELQSTDYDPDRGRLVITLNLAAGEIPHVELLNRSVAINAAATDPLKITYTNGVATFNITDDSGVPIAGAAVTLDGQTTHQTDRFGQVQFKTARGAHTLEVSASGYAPFELTLTV
- a CDS encoding transposase, which encodes MLNTDDAHLCHSWREIYRAPLHHAWVFMTNHVHLLATPRTVDGISSLMQSLGRQYVRYFNHTYQRTGTLWEGRFRSCVIDAEDYLLICQRYIELNPVRAGMVSQPEDYTWSSFRSNGLGHPASFWSPHEVYLRLGATQEEILGVYRSLFRGHLDHKQTDAIRSATNQNMALGNDRFKEEVARLTGRRTETKRRGRKPREMKL